The genomic segment TAGGATCATTAAGATTTtggtataataattattttcatgacagttAAGCTCATTGtcttcatgtttttattactggattcttttactttttgttgttttgtaattcTCATTATTCTTAAAAATCATTGTCAGTTATATAAATAGATCATTACTAATTACTACAtagattctttttttaaattactgtaaaacaatgattatactatttaaatacattaaaatcaaATGCTGAGTGAAATTCCTTCACATTTGGAGATATTGTTAGATGAATTTGGCTTTTTAATTCAACAGTGCAGATCTGACCTCTTCACTCTTTTCGCTCCTCTGTGGTCTCCAGCTGATCAGAGACATTGTAAATGTGAGCGAGGCCACTCTGGGAAGCCCCTCGTCTCTGGGAAAGTATCGAGCTCTGAGGTGCAGCATTGAGGTTGTTCCACCACAAAACCCTGAGTTTCATGTTGTCTCTCAGCTGCTTCAGGGGAGGTAAACATGATTGTGCTGATTGTGGTCGGAAGTTCAAACATGAATATATTTCAGAGTATgtctttaaataattatgttaatCTTATATGCACTACAGGCCTGTTCAGATTCAGCAGATACTGCGTGTCAGCAGAGGGGTGGAGCTTCAGTTGTTTATGGAGGATTTAGGCAACATTAAACCCCTCCTCCACTCCACTAGTCCCAGCAGTTTTGTTGGAATACTGTCACGGTGAGAGCTCatccttaaaaaaaactttgtttacATGCAATGACAAAACAGCACACGCACTTACAGTATGTCTGTCACATACCATATATGCGtccctagaccacaaaaccagtctaaaGTGTCAAtgtttcgaaattgagatttatgcatcatgaataaataagctttccattggtgtatggtttgttaggatcggacaatatttggatactgagatacaactatttgaaaatctggaatctgaggttgcaaaaaaatctaaatattaagaaaatcgcctttaaagttgtccaaatgaagttcttagcaatgcatattactaatcaaaagttaagttttgatatatttacggtaggaaatttacaaaatatcttcatggaacatgatctttacttaatatcctaatgatttttggcgtaaaagaaaaatctataattttgacccatacaatgtattgttggctattgctacaaatataccccagcgacttaagactggttttgtgctccagggtcacatatatactgtGGTGAGGTAAGTGAAGACAGACACACTgcgttttgaaaaaaaaacaaataaataaataaataaatgaaaatgaatgcacaaagtgaattaaaattttgtaaacATTGTTTATAGAGGTCTGCTGCTGCCCAGGGTTGGAGTCGAACAGCATGGGATTGAGAGGACGGATATCGGGAATCTTGGAGGAGGAATCTACTTCAGTGACTCTCTGAAGTCAGTTGTCTTCAGCATTACTCAGTCATCTCTTAATATAacagatttattaataatgtgaatCCATTATCATGATGACAGCTGGAGATTTTAGCCGGTCAGCAGGTTTCTTCTCTGTGTTAAAGGACTAGTGTGAAATACTCCAAGCCCAGTGTGACTGACGGCTCTCGGCTGCTGTTGGTGTGTGATGTGGCGTTGGGTCGGTGTAAGGACCTGCTGAAGAAAGACACCACTTTGACTAGTGCTCCTGACGACTACCACAGTGTTCATGGAGTCCAGCGCTCTCCCAACAGACGCTCTGAATTTGAGGTGCTTTTCTTACTCATTTTCTGTGTACTTAAATATTCTGCTTGTGTTTTTGGGATCTgatgtgcatttgtgtgtgtgtgtgtgtgtgtatctttgACAGGATGGTGAGTTTGTGGTCTATAACACAGAGCAGATCAGACTGAAGTATGTGGTGCAGTACAGTCTGGAGGGAGACGAGTTAAAAGAGTTCCTGCCTCAAATCAACACCTCTGTGGAGCTCACAGACACAACGCCTGATATCTGTGAGTAAAGTTTAGTCTCAGTCTCAGACGTCACACCCACGGATGGTTGGATAAATGTCTGATGCATATGTCACACAAaattggaaacacttcaggagtttcgaagtcgtcatctgattggttgaattaAACAGGATTTCTGGGAGACGTATGTGGCACGTTCTTTAATGTTCCGTCTGGTAACAAAGATGccgtgtttacaactgtgacgatGAGTGCTTATCAGGATCACctgaagtgaaaatgtaatattcatGCATAGACTCTGGTCACACTGGTCTGTCATTGTGGCTTCATTTCCTAAACATGACGCAGCAAAAAACGAAAtgtgattggttgctttacctgtcagtcatGTGGTCTCTTGGTCTCTAACCATTTTAGAATTTACATAGGATAggaattaattaattgtattgtttaaaattaaaataattacatttaattgtgttaaattaaCAATCCCTTTTAATAAGTTTTTTACATGGTGGGGCGATAGATATCTGATAGATATCTGATGCTCTGTGAAGCTGAATGCTATGATTTGTGTTGTTAAATTCATCAGTGgttttgtgtgaatgtgtcTCTTTAGTGTCCAGTGATGACAGTGAGGGTTTGGAGTCCACTAAGAATCCTCTGGAGGAGATGAACGCAGGTTTGCTGGACAGCAGTGGTCAGAAACTTCCTCTACAGGCTGTCAATGTGAGATGCAAGCTGATGGACCTGCTGTGTCAGGTATGATGCTACAGCGGTGGACCGCTAGTGTGAGAGAAGAGTTGGCAAAGTATCATTTTTTTCTCTTACATGTTAAACACactgggcctcattcatgaaacacgagcagaacggatttgtgtgtaaatcgTTGGTAAAGCCGTTCTGACGTAAACTTTCGAATTCATGAAAATGCtcgtattttcaaaatgttagttggtaTGACAGAAATGTACACCTGCTCCCTACGACGAGTAAATGGTGCTAAAAAAGTTGAGAAACTGTTTAGCTTTGGGTAAAATGCAGCACttgtcactgtcactttttaccCAGCCGTCCAATCAAAGGAGGAGGCGGGACAAATACCACACCGACCAATCATCCTACTCGTACAACAAtagagaagttaatattgcatttttatattcagtgatATTCTTCAAAATCAGATACTAGTAATACGTTACTGCTGTGGATATTCCTTATcacagctttcctgtagctcaaatagtagagcatggcgctagcaacgccaagatcatgggtttgagTCCCAGGGAAAGCGAGAGCCGATAGAAATTTATAAACTGCAactttataaatgtaagtagctttggataaaaacgtctgctaaatgtaaccAAAGCGTCTGGAAAAACGCTGTGCCACCAAAGCATTCTCAAGCGCCACCATCTGGCTGTTTTTAGAAGAGCGCCTGACATTTTTCAGCTGGCTAAAAACACTTTGGTGGACACACCTTATTGAATATTTGTTGTTAGGCATATggcctattagtcttttttgcacttatgcaatatactggagccaaatctgagaaagtagaccagaatattccactgcgtTCCTGGACACACAATTTGCGCAGCTGTAATTCATAGGCGgggattatgctaattgtgaaTGAGCGTGCACATACGCCCTATTTATGAATGattggaattcattaacatacGCATGTTTAACTATCAAATCGGACGTTTACGAAGCCTTTGTGAATCCAGAGGAGAGTATTCAGGAAGGTCCGTTTTATACACAAATTACTCAGAATTTACTCCTATATTTacaaatgtttcatgaatgaggcccactgtttataaactgaaaaaaacaaaaaaaacaatagaatacagtcaaaaattattattaaaggcTTTCACATACGGAAGTACAATTTAAAGATATGCAATCTAactaaaagaacaaaatgaTATACAAAACCGCTTAATGAACCAGAACTAGAACAATCAGACCATGGGAGTACATGCATAACAAGAACTTCAAAATTAAAGCCGAAAGAATTAACAAACTAAAAGTCAGACACAAATCAAAGCGTGGTCTTTtgatttgtttgatttgtgtCTGTCTTTTAGTTTAATTCTTTTGGCTTACATTTTGCCACAGCCATAGACCCAcagtattacattatatttctcaACTCTAACCACATCCTTAACTTCCACCAGGTCATCATATTTCAGACCTACACAAACCAGAGCGCTGTTCCCATTGAGGCGAAGTATGTGTTTCCACTGGAGGAGACGGCAGCGGTGTGTGGATTTGAAGCCTTTATCAATGGAAAACACGTCATTGGAAAGGTGCGAGTCATTCAGAATTTGTCAAATGCAGTCTCTGCTTTTTCAGCCTCTTTCtcaacatttttaatgtctgtttttgtccCGTAGGTAAAGGAAAAAGAGCAAGCTCGTAAGGAGTACAAGCAAGCCATAGAGAAAGGTCATGGAGCCTACCTGATGGACCAGGATGCACCTGTGAGTTACTGTAACTGATCTGgagctcgtgtgtgtgtgtgataatgTATCAGAAGGTTTCTTTAAGGTCATGCATTTATGTGAGGCAGGATGTATTTACGATCAGCGTGGGGAATCTTCCTCCTGGAGCCATGGTTTTGATCAAGGTGACGTTCATCACTGAGCTGGTGGTCAGATCAGGCTCTATAGTCTTCTCACTGTCTGGCAGCGTGGCGCCATGGCAACAGAGAGCCGCTCTTAATCAGACAACTCAGGTGCGGCGCTCTTTTGTCACTGTATTTAAAATCCTGTTTGATTGTTAGTGTTTTGACTTACACCTGTGTTGCATTTCAGGCCACTGTTGAAAAGATTGGTGTGACGGAGCTTCAGTCAGAGGGGTGAGGATCTCAAACGCTGGAGAGTTCACAGGGAAATTCACTCAAGATGCACCTGCTGATGAGTAACAATATAAAGGCCAATTATTTTATGTAGCAAaccacatatgtgaccctggagcacaaaactgtcatttttcgaaattcagatttatacattatatgaaagctttccattgatgtatggattgttaggatcggacaatatttgaaaatctggaatctgagggtgcaaaaaaatctaaatattaagaaaatcgcctttaaagttgtccaaatgaagttcttagcaatgcatattactaatctaaaattacgttttgatatatttacagtaggaaatttacaaaatatcttaatggagcGGTTACAAGGTTGTTGCATTGTTCTGTTTAGTGTATGGTTTTGATCGAAATGTTCAATATCTTTTTGATATCTTCAATATCTTCTCTTTGATTtgttccctctctctttcttcagGGAGTTTTCTCTGTCTATGTCCATTGAAATGCCTTATGAGATCATCAACTTGAGCTCTTCACACCGCATCAAAACCAAGGTTATCAATTCACTTTGGTGCATTGTCTTacaaaaatacttaaaacaCGAAAATAGCCTATATTAACAGTATGAGTGTTTTCTCTGTTCAGAGGACAGACTGTAAGGCAGTGATCAGCACGTTACCGGGACAGACTCTGGGATCTGAAGGGTTACAGGTGTCCTTCAGTCTTTCTAATATCCATATGCCCAGGATGTGTGTCGAGAACCATCCGGATAAAGATAGTCAGGTAAAGAAATGATCACTCAAATGTGTTTTCCTGTCTGTCACGGTTATTGCACACGATGATTGACACTTTCCATCTTACGCTCCCTGACAAAACTGAACACTGATGCGGATCTGATCCCTGCAGGCCTGCATGTTGGTGTTTTATCCAGACTTTAAGTCAAGCGGGGTGTCCGGCTCTGGAGGTCCGTCCAGTGTGAGCGATGTGGTCATTCTTCTGGACTCCTCCAAGTCGATGCGGGGAGACACCATGCTGAACGCCCGCAGGATTGCCCTTCAAGTCCTCAAATCTCTGAACCGCTCAGTGAAGATCAACATCATCTCTTTCAGCACTGGTTAGAGCTCACTGAAACTGTCTGATATTGTTTTATTGATCTGATCATCATGTGGACATTTGTATATCCCTCATTCTTTTGATTACAGTGAACATGTGTGTTTTTACAGATTACAGGGAAGCTTTTCCTGCACCAGTGCCTTAGAAGAAGCATCTGAAGCAGCCAGAAAATTTATTATGGTGAGTAAAGTTTGCAAATGTTTAAAGATGGTTCTGAATCTCAGTTTCTTTGCGTATCAATGCATTTCTCCTCTCTTCAGTCGTGTGGCGGCTCTGGTGGCAGCACTGATCTGTGGCGGCCTCTCCGGAGCCTGAGTCTGCTGCCTCCCGGCCGGGGTACGAGGAACATGCTGCTGCTCTCTGATGGACATGTTCAGAACCAGCCTCTGACCCTACAGCTGGTCCGAGAAAACTCCTGCCACACGCGCCTCTTCACCTGCGGACTCAGGTCTGCCTTAAACAAATCTCTTTATGTGTCTCCTTCACTTACACTGAGTTTCTGAACGCACAgtttgattgtgtttgtgtttgtgtagctTGACAGCTAATCGTCATATGCTCAGAGCTTTGGCTCAGGCAGGTGGAGGAACATATGAATTTTTTGACACAAAGATGAAACACACTTGGGCAGAAAAGGTGAATCACACTCTttattgcattgtttttaataacttgAAAGGAAGCATTATCCTTACAATATGGGCCAGCTTGAGTCTGAGGCTTGAGTTGACGAGATTTGTGGGTAATTTCAGGTGCGCGCTCAGGTTCAGCGTATGGAGTCTCCAGGCTGCAGATCAGTGGCAGTGAAGTGGCAGCAGTTTAATCCCAGAGCGCCGCCTCCTGTTCAAGCCCCCTCACAGCTTCACGCTCTCTTCAGTGACTGTCACACTCTCATATACGGACTTGTGCCACACTGCACTCAGGTAGACAGGCTTTACTTAAAAACTGCATTGTTACTTATTGTAGTTGTTATTAGGAATGGGTCATATTAGGGCCGTGCGATATGATGATATATATCGGAtggatgaaataaaaagtctattGTTTCATATTATACTCTATCGTTTATTTCGTGATCGTTAAACAATACATTGTTTACGGCAATACTTTTTCATGATTTGGATGACTGCGATCTTACACGCCACCATGGGGCTCCGAGCAGGAGAACAACCAGCCGGGACAAAACGAGGAGCTCGTTCCTAAACGAGGGACTACATCTGTAGCATGGACACGTGTTTTTAAGAACTGCTGTTTTAAAACAACCAATTTTAAGCtgttgaaacacaaacaacagagctatatgTGTGCGCCGtctctgtttctgtgtgagaGGAGCACACATTTTTTGCCGCTTTATTGGCTTTGAACGATTACATAAGCACACTTATATGCATCATAAAACCCCGGCTTTGTAAGTTCATAAACACAGTGATTTAGGTCTTAAGAGAGAGTAAACAGCTGAAAAAGAAAACGCacatgtaacagtatattggatctgGACTGCGGTCTTAAAGAGGAAGCTGTCCAATATTCgtctgtctgccattcatattaatcaaacaacagtgAGAGAAAATCTCGTACTGCTCATGACTaaatcatttttgtaattttaataagatgaaataaaaaaataataataatgatatatatatatatatatatatatatatatatatatatatatacgtgtaTATTATATCTATGATACCTTGAAAAAGGCTACTAGCCGAAACGTTGGTTAATAAATATGCTTAAGTGAGTGTGCAGTTGTTCTCTAATTGATTCATATTTTTTCCTTCAACTTGCACCTCATAAGGTGTGTGTTTGCTTTGCCTCGCTAATTATGTCTACCTATAGTATGTAgtgttcattatttattttagttttttgtcctattgcttgcaattaatttcttatccttatttcatcactgactgtttatttatcttcagtgagcttgaggttgttgtttttttgtctctttttaggCTTGaattagtttgatattgacattggtgacaaggGTTATGgaaattctatggtatcaaagattttaatatcctaaaaacctttttaaaagaaaaaaaaaaaaactaaatcgtgatatatatcgttactgtgatataaaattactcatatcgtgatgtaagattttggtcatatcgcccacccctaggtcatatattaaatatttacaataaaaattagGCAACATCATGAATGTAGTGGTAAATTTAGTGTTTCTTCAGTGTTACAGATTGAGTTGgtatgtttttattagtttttgttaatcAGTTCAAACTGTTTCAATGAATTGATTCAAAACTCCAAATCAACAATTCATTTGTTCAATCActgaaaaatgtttatgaagACTGAATGTAGAAGTATTAAGAATGTATTGATACATCAAAAACCTTGTTTGGTgcatataataaatgaaaataattaaatataattcttaatttagTAACCAACAGTGTGCAAAACATGCCTTAATTATTTTAAGCTAGACTTAAAcagaattttagttttttaaattaaaattttcattgAATCTACTGTCTAAAACATAAGCCTATGAAGCAATCTCAGAGCAAGGTTTATCAAGATAactatataatgttataaaggcTGTAAAATATCAGTATGTTTTAGCTGAATTGCCCAGTTATTTGTGTGTTGATTTGTTTTGAATtgtgtaatatttattcatttaggcCACACTGTTTGGTGATTTGAGTGGACAAGAGATCAAAACAATGGTGTCCACCACAGAACTACAAAAGACAAAGGGAACTGTGAGTGAACATCTTAAATACTTCatatgatctgaaacattatcAATTGTTTATCAGGCGTTTgaagagatgtgtgtgtgtgtgtgtgtgttcatgtgcaGTTCCTTCACAAATTAACAGCCAGAGCGATCATCAGAGACTATGAAGATGGCATTCTAGCTAACAGTGAGGCAGAACACGAGGTACAATATTTGGCTGCATGatgatattttttatataactggCAGATTTATTAACTTTACTTGCTGTTTTTTATCAGGGGAAGAAAGCAGAGCTGAAGTCTTACATCATTGAGCTCAGTAAAGAGTTCTCTATCTTGTCCCAGTTCACAAGCTTTGTCGCCATTGAAGAGAGGGTATGATTGCTGCTAATTTAAGgatctaaaaataaatctggaaaaatatattggtaacactttctatgaagcccatataatacattataagggtattcttaaggcattataataaatgcataatgtattataaaaaaccttataagATGTTATATCTTATCaataatcataacaacaattataatacattataatgcttACACATTTGTGGTTATTACTTAAGTGGATGCAACTTGTTTAgtgtgtgttataaatcatcatactcttaaaagctataaccacaaataagtcaatattataatacattaaaactgttcttatgCATATTCGTGATatattataaggtttttttttataatgcattatgcattcattttaatgCCTTAAAAACACCCTTATAATGTGttataaatatgggcttcatagaaagtgttaacAATGTTTTGTATCTAGTCAGTCATGCCATTTATAATAAAAgttcacacataaattaattgtttaatattgacaATAAAGAAAAAGCAAACATCTGTACACACAGggaatcactttttttttcacaaaaaaaggtAGAATAAGTAAAATATGCCATGAATTAATTTCTGTGTACCATTTTTAACTGAATGACAATTCAAAATACCAACTAATACTCTCATTTGCTCTTTGCAGAAACAAAATGAGCTTGACACCGGATTCACAGATATTCCTAAAATCATTTCAGAGGAGGATGTGGATATTTTGCCATATATGGGCTGGATTGAAGAGCTGAAGCTGAGGGCTACGCATTATAGTAGTAGTTCTCAAGATGTATGGGTAACAACAAAAGGGTCTATTAAAGCTGTAATGTAGTGATAAATGTTGACATCATTCGGCTTCTAGTATTCACAACAacgattttcattttttttcagatggAATCAGAGGAATGGCTCAGTAGCTCCACATATGAAGATATGTGTTCTGATGCTTGTGCAGCAGCTGAACTTGATGATGATTTAGAGGAGGACTATGAAAATATTGAAAagtttataaaagaaagatctGCAGATCGCTCTTTTCCTCCTCCTGACTCCAGTAGCTCCAGGCATACTTCACGTTTTGAAAGTAGCAGTAATGCTTCCAGAGACTGTCTGAAAAAAATGAGTCTAATACTTCCCCCTCGCCCTCCCGCTAAGCTTGCATTTGAGGCTGCTCCCATTCCTAAAGCCAGACGGCGATGTGAAATACCAGTGGAAGTTGTCCGCCAGGCTAGCAAgctttctcctcctcctccttttgCTTGTGGTGCTTCCTCCATGAGTGACAGGCTTCGCCCTCTAGCTGCCTCCCCGGTTCCCTACTGTATGCCTCCTTGTCCCTCAGCAGAATCTCTCTCCAATATTCGCCGGATTTTACCTCCTTCTGCTGATGCAGGGTTTGCCACTGAGCTTTATGCCTCAGATCTTCCTGTCTGTGCAGATCCTCCTCGTTCATCTCGGCGTGTCATGTCCATGACTCCAAGCCATGCTCCCGCTCCTGCTACTTCTCGCAGGGTAGACGCATCTATTTTCATGAGGGGAAGGGCTGGTGGCTCCATTGCCATTGCTGAACCTGCAGTGTCTCCACCACCCTCTCCCACTGCATCTGGTGGCTTTCGTGGTTCCCTCAGAAGTAGCAATAAGCGTTTGTGTCCTGGTTCCTTAGCCCTTATAGCACGGCGAAAGGAACAGATACAACTATTCCGACAAGAAGTGGAAAAACGAGACACAGTGGCCTGGAATGAGCTGTTTAAACTTCAACATGAGGTGTTTACACATTATTTAATtcactagattttatacagtatgtaaatgTGTGGGGGAATATGAACATATGCGATGTGTTTGGATATAGGACGGATACTGGGAGTGCACTGACAGGCTGAGCAGCTTCCTTAACCTGGACGTAGACTTTTTTGCAAATGTCTTCCTTCAAGAGAAAGGCATCCGTTCCTTAGGTAAGAAGATCTTTTTAAATTCCTGTTGCTGGTCTTGTCCATATTGCAAGAACTGCCCATTTAGACAGTTGTTCATACGGGCCATTTAGGTGCCATATGTACCTTGTGAACACGACTGTTTCCAGACAGACTGAGAAAAACACCTGTGTGTCTTTACTGTGTAACACCAGCCAATCACAGTAGATGGGTCAATATCACCATAGAGTGCCTTTCAACCCTCACAATACTCAAAACGTTTGGTTTTAATTTCCCATTCGCATTATGTCATATCATAAATAGATACTCAAGTACTATAGAAACATTTTAGCTGAGCTcccacacatttatttttttagataattatgGGCCATTATTCGAAGCATAAACCATAAGATATGTCCACCCTGTTATGGACatatatattactgttaaatatgttttcattgcaaaattaagatgcaaattatattttctgaaaagtATGATGTCCCTTTCCtaaacagatttatttaaaaaaataatataataattataaataatataattacatccTCAATCACACTGATATATATCCCCCCCCATTTATGTCATGTTTATGCCCAATCTATTGAGtctaataggctgtatattttatatattggaTATTTTGAGCTTTAATTAGCATATTAGCTTACAACAAACTGTGActatctaaatatttattctggTTGTTGAAGATAATTTGGTATGTTTAAACTTACATATTTTGAAAGTACTGTATTCTAATCACTTCTGGCATGCGTTATGCCGACAGGGTGGACAGGTTAAGCTAGTAAGCAAACTCCGAAGAAAATTTGTCAATTGAAATGTCACCAACTTACTCACCTCAGCGGTTGAAATTCCCGCCActgaagagacaaaaaaatctGTTGTCCTGATGTCACTAAAGGGGACGgccttttcttaaaggggcgGATTCCCCAATACGACAGGGTGGACAACCATTCCAGGGACATGGAcaaattcttcttttttattacCAAATGATCAATACACTCAAATTGAGTAATCtcttatttaacaaaatatatatttttttaattttatgatttgacAAATTTAATGAGCAGTGCATGGGACATAATAACACACATCCTCTtacacaaaactaaaacaaatctagaaaatgtatctaaagAGCCAAGTTATGCTtttgttatgaatataaaaacttaatataGCACACCCGTTcatagtcatttttatgttatcATGGCAAATGAGTTATGTACAGGACACCAAAAGGCACCCTACAGTGATATTGACCCAGATCTTGTGTTCCAGTTTAAAGTGCAGTATGCATCAGGCTGAATctgaatatagtttaaaataatcCGATTTTTCAGACACAGTTTGTGAGTCAGAATCAGTCGCATGTTTTGTGTGTCAGGTGTGAAGGCTCATGCTGAAATTCTGCGGCTGGTGGCGACTCTGCTGGTGCTGCAGCTGATCCGGGTGAAGAAGCTGGACGAGGGACGGCTGCTCGAGTCTCTCCTCCGACTAAAAGAGTCCCAGGAGCCCAGGTACCAGCACACGTCCTCATGCGGTGTAGTGATCATGCGGTCCGTGACTTTCTGCTCTTCTCCATTCAGACCGATGTACTGGGAGGCAGTGAAGAGGGCCGTGGCCTGGGCCTGCCGGGCGGACAGACAGTATCCGTGTGTGTGCAGCAGGCTGGAGATCGGCCAGGATTGGGAATCATCTACACGTCAACTACTGGGCTGTGATTCTCCAAACCCATATTCCCCTCTCAAACCTGTTCTGGAGAGACGTGTGGATGTATCAGTCATGTAGAAACTGGAGCTGCTGCTTACTCGcttaatatttcaaaaaaatctttatgAGCGTTAAAGTGCCCTCAAAACTGTATTGCATTGGAAAGGAAATATTAAAACAAGTGCCCTTTTCTTGATagcttttttccccaaaactaGACATTTGTTCAATCACTTGTCGCTGATTTTTAGTGAATGTATGAACTCATTTCTTCTCAAGTTCACACAGATGTCCTAGCAGAGCGACTAACAGCTGTACTTCATCATATTATCTATGATTATAATGCAgtatgttgtttttgaggtggccgagagagctcaacgcgctgcaaatagaaaaaaacacctttacATTTTTGCCTCAATGTGGTTGTCTTGTTTCAATTGTGATAAACTATAGCTGTTCACACGATTGACTGTGATTGCTAACAGGTGAAATCAATTGGAACTCTGTTTGAATCTGAGTACTTATTGAGCTGTTGCctttttatgtgtgtttgcCTGATGAAGGTCTTTGACTGAAACGTtgctacttttacatttttttgaat from the Onychostoma macrolepis isolate SWU-2019 chromosome 09, ASM1243209v1, whole genome shotgun sequence genome contains:
- the LOC131547424 gene encoding LOW QUALITY PROTEIN: protein mono-ADP-ribosyltransferase PARP4-like (The sequence of the model RefSeq protein was modified relative to this genomic sequence to represent the inferred CDS: inserted 1 base in 1 codon), with protein sequence MRVFENCTVVLDVRSVPFEERNKLRLALLENGGNISYVINKECSFVVTSSVNDLSSNRQRSIQKLQIPVVGTQYVWSCLDQGHLLPLTEHNLTPQLPYHTSKFLPNSEIKVSTHIPRKETFKGHPELPKTEADILQKGGPRPGRFRVYKEGDHGLPEFPSYFQVAKYSVFERVKPKALCVLELQSAKGRAGQQYRVLCSVLREAETTVVQDKLVFCVTSEDAVEAYKQLMMETETEGFTKTHTLPPEVDRLASYSLQQLLLEEKLNCSTLSRDVGVFVELVWTEALGSLNNILTVPVSRISLNDVSRVEGLLLQAQKTEKEDEVKALLKEVNTLLPLRMTDPPSKHKLVSQKLDLCQLIRDIVNVSEATLGSPSSLGKYRALRCSIEVVPPQNPEFHVVSQLLQGRPVQIQQILRVSRGVELQLFMEDLGNIKPLLHSTSPSSFVGILSRGLLLPRVGVEQHGIERTDIGNLGGGIYFSDSLKTSVKYSKPSVTDGSRLLLVCDVALGRCKDLLKKDTTLTSAPDDYHSVHGVQRSPNRRSEFEDGEFVVYNTEQIRLKYVVQYSLEGDELKEFLPQINTSVELTDTTPDILSSDDSEGLESTKNPLEEMNAGLLDSSGQKLPLQAVNVRCKLMDLLCQVIIFQTYTNQSAVPIEAKYVFPLEETAAVCGFEAFINGKHVIGKVKEKEQARKEYKQAIEKGHGAYLMDQDAPDVFTISVGNLPPGAMVLIKVTFITELVVRSGSIVFSLSGSVAPWQQRAALNQTTQATVEKIGVTELQSEGEFSLSMSIEMPYEIINLSSSHRIKTKRTDCKAVISTLPGQTLGSEGLQVSFSLSNIHMPRMCVENHPDKDSQACMLVFYPDFKSSGVSGSGGPSSVSDVVILLDSSKSMRGDTMLNARRIALQVLKSLNRSVKINIISFSTDYREAFPAXSALEEASEAARKFIMSCGGSGGSTDLWRPLRSLSLLPPGRGTRNMLLLSDGHVQNQPLTLQLVRENSCHTRLFTCGLSLTANRHMLRALAQAGGGTYEFFDTKMKHTWAEKVRAQVQRMESPGCRSVAVKWQQFNPRAPPPVQAPSQLHALFSDCHTLIYGLVPHCTQATLFGDLSGQEIKTMVSTTELQKTKGTFLHKLTARAIIRDYEDGILANSEAEHEGKKAELKSYIIELSKEFSILSQFTSFVAIEERKQNELDTGFTDIPKIISEEDVDILPYMGWIEELKLRATHYSSSSQDVWMESEEWLSSSTYEDMCSDACAAAELDDDLEEDYENIEKFIKERSADRSFPPPDSSSSRHTSRFESSSNASRDCLKKMSLILPPRPPAKLAFEAAPIPKARRRCEIPVEVVRQASKLSPPPPFACGASSMSDRLRPLAASPVPYCMPPCPSAESLSNIRRILPPSADAGFATELYASDLPVCADPPRSSRRVMSMTPSHAPAPATSRRVDASIFMRGRAGGSIAIAEPAVSPPPSPTASGGFRGSLRSSNKRLCPGSLALIARRKEQIQLFRQEVEKRDTVAWNELFKLQHEDGYWECTDRLSSFLNLDVDFFANVFLQEKGIRSLGVKAHAEILRLVATLLVLQLIRVKKLDEGRLLESLLRLKESQEPRPMYWEAVKRAVAWACRADRQYPCVCSRLEIGQDWESSTRQLLGCDSPNPYSPLKPVLERRVDVSVM